Proteins from a single region of Manis javanica isolate MJ-LG chromosome 5, MJ_LKY, whole genome shotgun sequence:
- the GTSF1L gene encoding gametocyte-specific factor 1-like, translating to MRAVKTFAYTVLRVNAGLRPAPSSLPKGFSTRGFPFDSGQRTTLLEEQFRMEPEALKICPYNPHHRIPLSRFQYHLALCKRKNPKRAKPIASCKYNAHLVVPIKKLEEHEAACANRGAVDSSSPGTVSLPSSGQNRSTSAASSWLPSPEVWNVDGTICHPMFVLKTSVSQ from the coding sequence ATGCGGGCTGTTAAGACCTTTGCCTACACAGTTCTGAGGGTCAACGCTGGGCTGAGGCCAGCTCCATCCTCCTTACCAAAGGGCTTTTCCACGAGGGGATTTCCTTTTGACTCTGGGCAGCGAACTACTCTCCTTGAAGAACAATTTCGCATGGAGCCAGAAGCCTTAAAAATTTGCCCTTACAACCCTCACCACCGAATCCCACTCAGCAGATTTCAGTACCACCTGGCATTGTGCAAGAGAAAGAACCCCAAGAGAGCCAAACCGATAGCCAGCTGCAAATACAACGCCCACCTCGTGGTCCCCATCAAAAAGCTGGAGGAGCACGAAGCTGCCTGTGCCAACAGAGGTGCGGTGGACAGCTCGAGCCCTGGGACAGTCAGCCTTCCAAGCTCAGGGCAGAACAGAAGCACCTCTGCAGCGTCATCCTGGCTCCCCAGCCCCGAGGTCTGGAATGTCGATGGCACTATTTGCCACCCCATGTTTGTCCTTAAGACTTCTGTTTCCCAATAA